Proteins co-encoded in one Kutzneria chonburiensis genomic window:
- a CDS encoding cation:dicarboxylate symporter family transporter → MRRLYVWVLTAIALGAVFGLAFPKQAAGSKWLADLFLDLVKVVTAPTIFLTVVVGIARLGSLARAGGLAARAMGYFLAMTAIALLLGLVVGNVLRPGDGLNIAADPTLAQATIKSAEATSTSITDFVLSLVPTSFVGAFTGSQPIQVLVIAVLVAIALSGLGPRATPIVRGLELLAQLMFQLIKAIMYVAPVGAFGGIAYTVGAFGGRVLGNLALLVVTFWVTCIVFVVVILGLVARLAGFNVFKVIRYLSDEILVVVGTSSSETVLPRLMTKLENAGVSRSVVGMVVPAGYSFNMDGICVYLTLGSLFIAQATGHTVSLPTQLGLVAFMLVSSKGAAGVTGAGLITLTASLQAFDNPAIPVVGIALLVGIDRFMSEARSTINVISNGVATLVIARWQGELDRDRLREVLAHRRVGATTRLPSGPVSTVTDAA, encoded by the coding sequence ATGCGAAGGCTCTACGTCTGGGTGTTGACCGCCATCGCGCTGGGGGCCGTGTTCGGGTTGGCGTTCCCGAAGCAGGCCGCCGGCTCGAAGTGGCTGGCGGATCTCTTCCTCGACCTGGTCAAGGTGGTCACCGCGCCGACCATCTTCCTGACCGTCGTCGTCGGCATCGCCAGGCTGGGCAGCCTGGCTCGAGCCGGCGGCCTCGCGGCGCGGGCCATGGGCTATTTCCTGGCCATGACGGCGATTGCGTTGCTGCTGGGCCTGGTCGTCGGCAACGTGCTGCGGCCGGGCGACGGGCTGAACATCGCGGCCGATCCCACGTTGGCGCAGGCCACCATCAAGTCGGCCGAGGCGACCAGCACCAGCATCACCGACTTCGTCCTCAGCCTGGTGCCGACCTCGTTCGTCGGCGCGTTCACCGGCAGCCAGCCGATCCAGGTGCTGGTGATCGCCGTGCTGGTGGCCATCGCCCTGAGCGGGCTCGGCCCGCGGGCCACGCCGATCGTGCGGGGCCTGGAGTTGTTGGCACAGCTCATGTTCCAGCTGATCAAGGCGATCATGTACGTGGCCCCGGTCGGCGCGTTCGGCGGCATCGCCTACACGGTCGGGGCGTTCGGTGGCCGCGTGCTCGGAAATCTAGCGTTGCTAGTGGTGACGTTCTGGGTCACGTGCATCGTGTTCGTCGTGGTCATCCTGGGGCTGGTGGCCCGGCTGGCCGGCTTCAACGTCTTCAAGGTGATCCGGTACCTGTCCGACGAGATCCTGGTCGTGGTCGGCACGTCGTCCAGCGAGACCGTGCTGCCGCGGCTGATGACCAAGCTGGAGAACGCCGGCGTGAGCCGGTCGGTGGTGGGAATGGTGGTGCCGGCCGGGTATTCGTTCAACATGGACGGCATCTGCGTCTACCTCACGCTCGGCTCGCTGTTCATCGCGCAGGCCACCGGGCACACGGTCAGCCTGCCGACGCAACTGGGCCTGGTGGCGTTCATGCTGGTCTCCAGCAAGGGTGCGGCCGGCGTCACCGGGGCCGGCCTGATCACGCTGACCGCGTCCTTGCAGGCGTTCGACAACCCGGCGATTCCCGTTGTGGGCATTGCCCTTCTGGTCGGCATCGACCGGTTCATGTCCGAGGCGCGGTCGACCATCAACGTGATCAGCAACGGCGTGGCCACCCTGGTGATCGCCCGCTGGCAGGGGGAGCTGGACCGCGATCGGCTGCGGGAGGTGCTGGCTCACCGCCGGGTCGGCGCGACCACCAGGCTGCCGTCGGGGCCGGTCAGCACGGTGACCGACGCGGCGTAG
- a CDS encoding ABC transporter ATP-binding protein — MTALRLAAVTAGYRGRTVVRDVSAHVPAGSWLAVIGPNGAGKSTLLKSIAGLVPSTGDVSVDGRSVAALGHRERARLIGYAPQTPSLPEGLTVTDYVLLGRTPHLGPLGRESRSDLDLVSGVLARLDLGKLADRPLRTLSGGERQRAVLARVLAQQAGVLLLDEPTTGLDIGHAQALLELVDQLRKADGTTVVSTLHDLTLAAQYPDRVLLLDGGDVAAVGTPAEVLTADRLSRHYAASVTVLTGPDGSLVVAPTRR, encoded by the coding sequence GTGACCGCGCTGCGGCTGGCCGCCGTGACCGCCGGCTATCGGGGCCGGACCGTGGTGCGGGACGTGAGCGCGCACGTGCCGGCCGGCAGCTGGCTGGCGGTCATCGGCCCGAACGGGGCCGGCAAGTCGACCCTGCTGAAGTCGATCGCCGGCCTGGTCCCGTCCACCGGTGACGTGTCGGTTGACGGCCGTTCCGTTGCGGCGCTTGGACATCGTGAGCGGGCCCGGCTGATCGGCTACGCCCCGCAGACGCCGTCGCTGCCCGAGGGCCTGACCGTCACGGACTACGTGCTGCTGGGCCGGACGCCGCATCTCGGACCGCTGGGCCGCGAGAGCCGGTCCGATCTGGACCTGGTCTCCGGTGTGCTGGCCAGACTGGATCTGGGAAAACTGGCTGACCGTCCACTGAGGACACTGTCCGGCGGCGAGCGGCAGCGGGCGGTGCTGGCCCGGGTGCTGGCCCAGCAGGCCGGCGTGCTGCTGCTGGACGAGCCGACGACCGGCTTGGACATCGGCCACGCCCAGGCGCTGCTGGAACTGGTCGACCAGCTGCGCAAGGCCGACGGCACCACGGTCGTCAGCACCCTGCACGACCTCACGCTGGCCGCCCAGTACCCGGATCGCGTGCTGCTGCTGGACGGCGGTGACGTGGCGGCGGTCGGCACGCCGGCCGAGGTGCTGACCGCCGACCGCCTCTCCCGGCACTACGCCGCGTCGGTCACCGTGCTGACCGGCCCCGACGGCAGCCTGGTGGTCGCGCCGACCCGGCGGTGA
- a CDS encoding AAA family ATPase → MLLLLNGPPGVGKSTVAARYVDDHPLALNLDIDVLRAQLGRWQDDLTSAGLAARDLAVAMARTHLLAGHDVVVPQFLGRPEFIDRLAALAVDVGVRFVEAILLDSKENTRRRFQERDDTSKAVDPLELSTMYDRLLALAETRPQARIVPTTDIDGTYARLLAVL, encoded by the coding sequence ATGCTGTTGCTGCTCAACGGTCCGCCCGGGGTCGGAAAGTCCACTGTGGCCGCTCGTTACGTCGATGACCACCCGCTGGCTTTGAACCTCGACATCGACGTGCTGCGAGCCCAACTCGGTCGGTGGCAGGACGATCTCACGTCGGCCGGGCTGGCGGCCCGGGACCTGGCGGTGGCGATGGCCCGCACGCATCTGCTGGCCGGGCACGACGTCGTCGTGCCGCAGTTCCTCGGCCGGCCCGAGTTCATCGACCGGCTGGCGGCGCTGGCCGTCGACGTGGGCGTGCGCTTCGTCGAGGCGATTCTGTTGGACAGCAAGGAGAATACGCGGCGGCGGTTCCAAGAGCGCGACGATACCAGCAAGGCCGTCGACCCGCTGGAATTGTCCACAATGTACGACCGGCTGCTGGCGCTGGCCGAGACCCGTCCACAGGCCCGGATCGTGCCCACGACCGACATCGACGGCACCTATGCCCGCCTGCTGGCCGTTCTCTAG
- the dctA gene encoding C4-dicarboxylate transporter DctA, with translation MSTATAARRPWFRQLYFWVIAAIVLGIIFGLVFPHQAAGSKWLADLFVNLIRMVTAPIIFLTVVVGISSLGNLAKAGGLALRAIAYFIVMTLVALVIGLVVVNLLQPGHGLNLHVDPKAADSTLKQAGAASEGVTEFILSLVPSSLVGAFTQPQLIQVLVVAVFVAIGISGLGERGKPILRALESLQALMFSVIKAVMWVAPIGAFGGIAYTVGAFGSKILGSLAFLMVSFYLTCILFIVVVLGLIARWVGFNVFKFLRYIKDELLIVLGTSSSETVLPRLMTKLEAAGASRSVVGLTVPTGYSFNLDGTCIYLTMGALFIAQATGHDIGIGTQIGLLLFMLISSKGAAGVTGAGLVTLAASLSAFGSVIPVVGIALIVGIDRFMSEARALTNVIGSGVGSLVIARWQGELDRDRLKQVLDNPTSVDVERAAEELAGTP, from the coding sequence ATGTCGACGGCGACCGCCGCCCGTAGACCGTGGTTCCGGCAGCTGTATTTCTGGGTGATCGCGGCCATCGTGCTGGGCATCATCTTCGGGCTCGTCTTCCCGCACCAGGCCGCCGGCTCGAAATGGCTGGCCGACCTGTTCGTGAACCTGATCAGGATGGTCACCGCGCCGATCATCTTCCTGACCGTGGTGGTCGGCATCTCCAGCCTGGGCAACCTGGCCAAGGCCGGCGGGCTGGCGCTGCGCGCGATCGCGTACTTCATCGTGATGACCCTGGTCGCGCTGGTCATCGGCCTGGTCGTGGTGAACCTGCTACAGCCGGGCCACGGCCTGAACCTGCACGTCGACCCGAAGGCCGCCGACAGCACCCTCAAGCAGGCCGGCGCGGCCAGCGAGGGGGTCACCGAGTTCATCCTCTCCCTGGTGCCGAGCTCGCTGGTCGGCGCGTTCACCCAGCCCCAGCTGATCCAGGTGCTGGTGGTCGCGGTGTTCGTCGCGATCGGCATCTCCGGACTCGGCGAGCGCGGCAAGCCGATCCTGCGGGCGCTGGAGTCGTTGCAGGCCCTCATGTTCAGCGTGATCAAGGCGGTCATGTGGGTCGCCCCGATCGGCGCGTTCGGCGGCATCGCCTACACGGTCGGCGCGTTCGGCAGCAAGATCCTGGGCAGCCTGGCCTTCCTGATGGTCTCGTTCTACCTGACCTGCATCCTGTTCATCGTGGTGGTGCTGGGCCTGATCGCCCGCTGGGTCGGCTTCAACGTCTTCAAGTTCCTGCGCTACATCAAGGACGAGCTGCTGATCGTGCTGGGCACCTCGTCCAGCGAGACGGTGCTGCCGCGGCTGATGACCAAGCTGGAGGCGGCCGGCGCGAGCCGCTCGGTGGTCGGCCTGACCGTGCCGACCGGCTACTCGTTCAACCTGGACGGCACCTGCATCTACCTGACCATGGGCGCGCTGTTCATCGCCCAGGCCACCGGCCACGACATCGGCATCGGCACCCAGATCGGGCTGCTGCTGTTCATGCTGATCTCCAGCAAGGGCGCGGCCGGCGTCACCGGCGCCGGTCTGGTCACGCTGGCCGCCTCGCTGAGCGCGTTCGGCAGTGTCATCCCGGTCGTGGGCATCGCGCTCATCGTCGGCATCGACCGGTTCATGTCCGAGGCCCGCGCGCTGACCAACGTGATCGGCAGCGGCGTCGGCAGCCTGGTCATCGCCCGCTGGCAGGGCGAGCTGGACCGGGACCGGCTCAAGCAGGTGTTGGACAACCCGACCTCGGTCGACGTCGAGCGCGCCGCCGAGGAGCTGGCCGGAACACCGTAG
- the lgt gene encoding prolipoprotein diacylglyceryl transferase: MTVNLASFPSPPQGVWHLGPIPIRAYALCIIAGIIVAIVWGEKRFQARGGQKGFITDLAVWAVPFGLVGGRLYHLATDWRTYFGPGGNPIAALYVWNGGLGIWGAIALGGVGALIGARRRGIPLPAVADAIAPGIVLAQAIGRIGNYFNQELYGRATDVPWALEIYNRVDPATGVPDLINGVAQGPPTELVHPTFLYELLWNVGVALVVVWADRKFKLGHGRAFALYVAAYTAGRFWIELMRNDEATHVFGVRINVFVAGIVFIGAVVYMIVARNRGPREDLVAIREAHEAGLSAAAGDAAEDGDEPSEKAVDEDAVEEPEGDKVEEPAKAEDSSEPASESDETRVEEAAERKS; encoded by the coding sequence ATTACCGTGAACCTGGCCAGCTTCCCCAGCCCGCCCCAGGGCGTGTGGCACCTCGGCCCGATCCCGATCAGGGCCTACGCGCTCTGCATCATCGCCGGCATCATCGTGGCGATCGTGTGGGGCGAGAAGCGCTTCCAGGCCCGCGGCGGCCAGAAGGGCTTCATCACCGACCTCGCGGTCTGGGCCGTGCCGTTCGGCCTGGTCGGCGGCCGGCTGTACCACCTGGCCACCGACTGGCGGACCTACTTCGGCCCCGGCGGCAACCCGATCGCGGCGCTGTACGTCTGGAACGGCGGCCTCGGCATCTGGGGGGCCATCGCGCTGGGCGGCGTCGGCGCGTTGATCGGCGCGCGGCGGCGTGGCATCCCGCTGCCGGCGGTGGCCGACGCCATCGCGCCCGGCATCGTGCTGGCCCAGGCCATCGGCCGTATCGGCAACTACTTCAACCAGGAGCTCTACGGCCGGGCCACCGACGTGCCGTGGGCGCTGGAGATCTACAACCGGGTCGACCCGGCCACCGGCGTCCCCGACCTGATCAACGGCGTGGCCCAGGGCCCGCCGACCGAGCTGGTGCACCCGACCTTCCTGTACGAGCTGCTGTGGAACGTCGGGGTCGCGCTGGTCGTGGTGTGGGCCGACCGGAAGTTCAAGCTGGGCCACGGCCGGGCGTTCGCGCTGTACGTCGCGGCCTACACGGCGGGCCGGTTCTGGATCGAGCTCATGCGCAACGACGAGGCGACGCACGTGTTCGGCGTCCGCATCAACGTTTTCGTCGCGGGCATCGTGTTCATCGGCGCGGTCGTGTACATGATCGTGGCGCGCAACCGGGGGCCGCGTGAGGACCTGGTCGCCATTCGCGAGGCGCACGAGGCCGGTCTGAGTGCCGCGGCCGGGGACGCCGCCGAAGATGGCGACGAGCCTTCGGAGAAGGCTGTCGACGAGGACGCCGTCGAGGAGCCCGAGGGCGACAAGGTCGAGGAGCCGGCCAAGGCCGAGGACTCGTCGGAGCCGGCCTCGGAGTCGGACGAGACCCGCGTCGAAGAGGCCGCCGAGCGCAAGAGCTGA
- a CDS encoding sensor histidine kinase: MLRRLLLVLIPLLLLLGAALGLPLGNAVAERETQTTYLDRLADVSRFATLAETALTSGRTEALQDELSRYDQLYGIPVALVQPGGKVLFASRQRPDLTDPAVAAGLTAAFSGYRPSPPDAVMPWEPAPLVVVEPVGRDSEVVAAVVAVSPTDRLRSDILSQWGWRALLGVLPLLAVIAAAWPVSRWILRPIRRLDEATAAIAGGLVDTHVDDVSGPPELRRLSNSFNTMVDVVNTAMRRQRDFVADASHQLRNPLASLRLAVDNLEPHLPGEEFAREAHQIAVEEAQEMGNVLDALLAATRLDAAAETVDLALLVSVHLPKWQHLGLAVETDVPAGQRVPVSYGSVLDELVANAARLSGGTTVRVFFVDGELHVADNGVGLSADDRIQALNRFWRSPQHQNVSGTGLGLAICADLVAAAGGTLRLDDANPGLDVVITPRVPLSGTPKYGFRQFCLKPYFGVSESGTRGGGG, translated from the coding sequence ATGCTGCGCCGGCTGCTGTTGGTGCTCATCCCGCTGCTGTTGCTGCTGGGCGCGGCATTGGGCCTGCCGCTGGGCAACGCCGTGGCCGAGCGCGAGACGCAGACGACGTACCTGGACCGGCTGGCCGACGTGAGCCGGTTCGCCACGCTGGCCGAGACGGCGCTGACCTCGGGGCGGACCGAGGCGTTGCAGGACGAGCTGAGCCGCTACGACCAGCTGTACGGCATTCCGGTGGCGTTGGTGCAGCCCGGCGGCAAGGTGCTGTTCGCGTCCCGGCAGCGGCCCGATCTCACCGACCCGGCCGTGGCCGCCGGGCTGACCGCCGCCTTCTCCGGCTACCGTCCCAGCCCGCCTGACGCCGTGATGCCGTGGGAGCCGGCGCCGCTGGTCGTGGTGGAGCCGGTGGGCCGGGACAGCGAGGTCGTGGCGGCGGTGGTGGCCGTGTCGCCGACCGACCGGCTGCGGTCCGACATCCTGTCCCAGTGGGGATGGCGGGCCCTGCTGGGTGTGCTGCCGCTGCTGGCCGTGATCGCCGCGGCGTGGCCGGTGTCGCGCTGGATCCTGCGGCCGATCCGGCGGCTGGACGAGGCCACCGCCGCCATCGCCGGCGGCCTCGTCGACACCCATGTGGACGACGTGAGCGGGCCGCCCGAGCTGCGGCGGCTCAGCAATTCCTTCAACACCATGGTGGACGTGGTCAACACGGCCATGCGCCGGCAGCGCGACTTCGTCGCCGACGCCTCCCACCAGCTGCGCAATCCGTTGGCCAGCCTGCGATTGGCCGTCGACAACCTGGAGCCGCACCTGCCCGGCGAGGAGTTCGCCCGTGAGGCGCACCAGATCGCCGTCGAGGAGGCCCAGGAGATGGGCAACGTGCTCGACGCGCTGCTGGCCGCGACCCGGCTGGACGCCGCCGCCGAGACCGTCGACCTCGCGCTGCTGGTGTCCGTGCACCTGCCCAAGTGGCAGCACCTCGGCCTGGCCGTGGAGACCGATGTGCCTGCGGGGCAACGGGTTCCGGTCTCCTACGGCAGCGTGCTGGACGAGCTCGTGGCCAACGCCGCCCGGCTGTCCGGCGGCACCACCGTTCGAGTGTTCTTCGTGGACGGTGAGCTGCACGTCGCCGACAACGGCGTCGGCCTGAGCGCGGACGACCGAATCCAGGCCCTGAACCGGTTCTGGCGTTCCCCGCAGCACCAGAACGTCAGCGGCACCGGGCTCGGCCTGGCCATCTGCGCCGACCTCGTGGCCGCCGCCGGCGGCACCCTCCGCCTCGACGACGCCAACCCCGGCCTCGACGTCGTGATAACCCCGCGAGTCCCGCTTAGCGGCACACCGAAATACGGTTTCAGGCAGTTCTGCCTGAAACCGTATTTCGGTGTGTCTGAGAGCGGGACTCGCGGGGGTGGGGGTTAG
- a CDS encoding tetratricopeptide repeat protein, which yields MADQPPDPGRARALDDLVIALRQLKLWAGDLSYERITARVNAAWREAGRPDTEQAGKTTVVDCFRTGRRRLNTDLVLAVVQALNPDVGYVAQWRQALRVVGGEARAAAQVRVHGELPPDPPGFVGREAEIAVLRESRLAVIEGMAGVGKTELAVHVGHLLARDQVLFVDLRGFDPEQPPADPGAVLDGFLRLLGVPGHKIGADLDARVAEYRSRLTEALVILDNAADESQIEPLLPGDAGLALVTSRRRLAGLRRVTIDLFTPPESLAFLGHALPDLDPDPAAMTRIARRCGHLPLALDLVAGHIRATPGWTLADHADRLDERHRDHRLDSGVELALDLSYRSLPAPRRRLLRLAALHPGPEFEPHAVAALADTDPAVIQTELDLLHHDHLVQRDAAGRYTCHDLVRAYAVARAADEDPPAERQAALTRLFDHYLGAAALAAATLYPADAHRQPEVPALSTVGDALAWLDAERPNLVAVASYAADHGWPSHTIRLSSILFRYLSTGYFADALIVHGRAHDAAGRGGDPAVQARAATELAATHLQLSNLEQAVDRLEQALSLFWQTGDRAGQARALTNLGVADTRLCRYKLAAEHYGQAAALCRQAGDEMGEARVLINLGGVEERLGQYEAAADHLRQALAVCRRFGDRDDEAWALSGLASVEVCTGHSADARRHFDQALAIHRELGDRDGEAWTVEGLGTLHNALGEPELAAEKYRQALEIFREIEDRDGEAYALNGLGETADAVHHSEALAVATQIGALDQQARAHAGLGRALDSREHLEQALTLYTDLDSPAADTVRRLL from the coding sequence ATGGCCGACCAGCCGCCCGATCCGGGACGGGCCCGCGCGCTCGACGACCTCGTCATCGCGTTGCGGCAGTTGAAGCTCTGGGCCGGCGATCTCTCGTACGAGCGCATCACGGCCCGGGTCAACGCGGCCTGGCGCGAGGCCGGCCGTCCCGACACCGAGCAGGCCGGCAAGACCACGGTGGTGGACTGCTTCCGCACCGGCCGGCGGCGGTTGAACACCGATCTGGTGCTGGCCGTCGTGCAGGCGCTCAACCCGGACGTCGGCTATGTCGCGCAGTGGCGGCAGGCGCTGCGGGTCGTCGGCGGCGAGGCCCGGGCGGCGGCGCAGGTCCGCGTGCACGGCGAACTGCCGCCGGATCCGCCCGGATTTGTCGGCCGCGAAGCGGAAATCGCGGTGCTGCGGGAAAGCCGGCTGGCCGTGATCGAGGGCATGGCCGGCGTCGGCAAGACGGAGCTGGCCGTGCACGTCGGGCATCTGCTGGCCCGCGACCAGGTCCTGTTCGTCGACCTGCGCGGTTTCGACCCGGAGCAGCCGCCGGCCGATCCGGGGGCCGTGCTGGACGGCTTCCTGCGGCTGCTGGGCGTGCCCGGCCACAAGATCGGCGCCGACCTCGACGCCCGGGTGGCCGAGTACCGGTCCCGGCTCACGGAAGCGTTGGTGATCCTGGACAACGCGGCCGACGAGTCGCAGATCGAGCCGTTGTTGCCCGGTGATGCGGGCCTGGCCCTGGTCACGAGTCGTCGCCGCCTGGCCGGGCTGCGCCGCGTGACCATCGACCTGTTCACGCCGCCGGAGTCGTTGGCGTTCCTCGGTCACGCGCTGCCCGACCTCGACCCGGATCCGGCGGCCATGACCCGGATCGCCCGGCGCTGCGGCCATCTGCCGCTGGCCCTCGACCTCGTCGCCGGGCACATCCGCGCCACGCCGGGCTGGACGTTGGCCGACCACGCCGACCGGCTCGACGAACGCCACCGCGACCATCGCCTGGACAGTGGCGTGGAACTGGCCCTCGACCTGTCCTACCGAAGTCTGCCCGCGCCGCGCCGGCGCCTGTTGCGGCTGGCCGCGCTGCATCCCGGGCCGGAGTTCGAGCCGCACGCCGTTGCCGCGCTGGCCGACACCGACCCGGCGGTTATCCAAACGGAGCTGGATCTCCTGCACCACGACCATCTCGTGCAGCGGGACGCCGCCGGCCGCTACACGTGCCACGACCTGGTCCGGGCTTATGCCGTGGCCCGGGCGGCCGACGAGGACCCGCCCGCCGAGCGCCAGGCCGCGCTGACCCGTCTGTTCGACCACTACCTCGGCGCGGCCGCCCTCGCGGCGGCGACGCTGTACCCGGCCGACGCGCACCGCCAGCCCGAGGTTCCCGCACTGTCCACAGTGGGCGATGCCCTCGCGTGGTTGGACGCCGAGCGGCCCAACCTGGTCGCGGTCGCCTCGTACGCCGCCGACCACGGCTGGCCCAGCCACACGATTCGGTTGTCCAGCATCCTGTTCCGCTACCTCTCGACCGGCTACTTCGCCGATGCGCTGATCGTCCACGGCCGGGCCCACGACGCCGCCGGCCGCGGCGGCGACCCGGCCGTGCAGGCCCGGGCGGCGACCGAGCTGGCGGCAACGCATCTCCAGCTGAGCAACCTGGAGCAGGCCGTCGACCGGCTCGAACAGGCTCTTTCCCTGTTCTGGCAGACGGGCGACCGGGCCGGCCAGGCCCGGGCGCTGACCAATCTCGGCGTGGCCGACACCCGACTGTGCCGCTACAAACTGGCCGCCGAGCACTACGGCCAGGCGGCCGCGTTGTGCCGGCAGGCCGGCGACGAGATGGGCGAGGCCAGGGTGCTGATCAACCTCGGCGGCGTCGAGGAGCGGCTCGGCCAGTACGAGGCGGCGGCCGACCACCTGAGGCAGGCTTTGGCCGTGTGCCGGCGGTTCGGCGACCGTGACGACGAGGCCTGGGCGCTGAGCGGTCTCGCCTCGGTCGAGGTGTGCACGGGCCACAGCGCGGATGCCCGGCGTCACTTCGACCAGGCCCTGGCCATCCACCGCGAACTGGGCGATCGCGACGGCGAGGCATGGACGGTCGAGGGCCTCGGCACTCTGCACAACGCACTCGGGGAACCGGAGCTCGCCGCCGAGAAGTACCGGCAGGCCTTGGAAATCTTCCGTGAGATCGAGGACCGGGACGGCGAGGCCTACGCCCTCAACGGCCTCGGCGAGACGGCCGATGCCGTCCACCACAGCGAGGCCCTGGCCGTCGCGACGCAGATCGGGGCCCTCGACCAGCAGGCTCGCGCGCATGCGGGCCTCGGCCGGGCCCTGGACTCACGTGAGCATCTGGAACAGGCCCTCACGTTGTACACAGACCTGGACTCCCCGGCCGCCGACACCGTCCGCCGGCTGCTCTAG
- a CDS encoding response regulator transcription factor → MRILVVEDDDRVARGLVTALRHAGYDVHRVGTVADALSSPPADVVLLDMGLPDGDGIEVLRRLRRDAGTAVIAVTARGEERDRVLGLRTGADDYVVKPFGTAELLARIEAVLRRTRSARGEVVDAELVEVGPLRLDSATRAVTVEGRELALTRKEFDLLALLAARPGQVVSRDLIMDQVWQASWEAPTRTLDTHVAALRGKLGGRVRIETVRGVGYRLVG, encoded by the coding sequence ATGCGGATCCTCGTCGTCGAGGACGATGACCGGGTGGCGCGGGGCCTGGTGACGGCGCTGCGCCACGCCGGCTACGACGTCCACCGGGTGGGCACGGTGGCCGACGCGCTGAGCTCGCCGCCGGCCGATGTCGTGCTGCTCGACATGGGTCTGCCGGACGGGGACGGCATCGAGGTGCTGCGCCGGCTGCGGCGCGATGCCGGCACGGCCGTGATCGCCGTGACCGCCCGCGGCGAGGAACGCGACCGGGTGCTGGGCCTGCGCACCGGGGCCGACGACTACGTGGTGAAGCCGTTCGGCACGGCTGAGCTGCTGGCCCGTATCGAGGCCGTGCTGCGGCGGACGCGGTCGGCCCGAGGCGAGGTCGTGGACGCCGAGCTGGTCGAGGTCGGACCGTTGCGACTGGACAGTGCCACCCGGGCGGTCACGGTCGAGGGTCGCGAATTGGCGTTGACCCGCAAGGAGTTCGACCTGCTCGCCCTGCTGGCCGCGCGGCCGGGCCAGGTGGTCAGCCGGGACCTGATCATGGACCAGGTCTGGCAGGCGTCGTGGGAGGCGCCGACCCGGACGTTGGACACGCACGTCGCGGCGCTGCGCGGCAAGCTCGGCGGGCGGGTGCGGATCGAGACCGTGCGGGGCGTCGGCTACCGCCTGGTGGGCTGA
- a CDS encoding TAXI family TRAP transporter solute-binding subunit, whose product MLDRRAFLLAALGVGAAAACSGPQAPQLAKLVMLTGPPGAVFRELGASLVTALKPHLPDTMITARETGSSVDNLRLLAEGGGQLGLASIDAVESTGQAPPGISAIGRVYDSFLHLVVLADSPINSFADIDGRTVSLGAPGSSTGFTSDRLLELTGVKPVGRQMSQSDGAKALADRSLDAMLTLTGIPTPAITDLAGKRSIRLVTLKAEAALLATHYPGPYVPATIPTTTYVNVPPCETVAVPNLLLTRNDLPDDVVRIVTETVFTEVSAITKGHPEASHINVRTGIATGIVPLHPGAAGWFRDVKR is encoded by the coding sequence ATGCTGGACCGGCGAGCGTTCCTGCTGGCCGCCCTCGGCGTCGGCGCCGCGGCGGCCTGCTCCGGCCCGCAGGCGCCCCAATTGGCCAAGCTCGTGATGCTGACCGGCCCGCCCGGCGCGGTGTTCCGCGAGCTCGGCGCGTCGCTGGTGACCGCACTGAAACCGCACCTGCCGGACACGATGATCACCGCCCGCGAGACCGGGTCGTCGGTCGACAACCTGCGGCTGCTGGCCGAGGGCGGCGGGCAGCTCGGGCTGGCCTCCATCGACGCCGTGGAGAGCACCGGCCAGGCCCCGCCCGGGATCAGCGCCATCGGCCGGGTCTACGACAGCTTCCTGCACCTGGTGGTGCTGGCCGACTCGCCGATCAACTCGTTCGCCGACATCGACGGCCGCACGGTGTCGCTGGGCGCGCCCGGTTCCAGCACCGGCTTCACCTCCGACCGGCTGCTGGAGTTGACCGGCGTCAAGCCGGTCGGCCGGCAGATGAGCCAGTCCGACGGGGCCAAGGCGCTGGCCGACCGGTCCCTGGACGCGATGCTCACGCTGACCGGGATTCCCACGCCGGCCATCACCGACCTGGCCGGCAAGCGGTCCATCCGGCTGGTGACGCTGAAGGCCGAGGCCGCGCTGCTGGCCACCCACTACCCCGGGCCGTACGTGCCGGCGACCATTCCGACCACGACGTACGTGAACGTGCCGCCGTGCGAGACGGTGGCCGTGCCCAATCTGCTGTTGACCCGCAACGACCTGCCCGACGACGTCGTGCGCATCGTCACCGAGACCGTGTTCACCGAGGTCTCGGCCATCACCAAGGGGCATCCCGAGGCCAGCCACATCAACGTCCGTACCGGGATCGCCACCGGCATCGTGCCGCTGCACCCGGGCGCGGCCGGCTGGTTCCGGGATGTGAAGCGCTGA